A region from the Gossypium hirsutum isolate 1008001.06 chromosome A08, Gossypium_hirsutum_v2.1, whole genome shotgun sequence genome encodes:
- the LOC107893959 gene encoding dynamin-related protein 5A yields MDNLISLVNKIQRACTALGDHGEASALPTLWDSLPAIAVVGGQSSGKSSVLESVVGKDFLPRGSGIVTRRPLVLQLHKSDEGTREYAEFLHLPRKRFTDFAAVRKEIQDETDRETGRTKQISSVPIHLSIFSPNVVNLTLVDLPGLTKVAVEGQPESIVQDIENMVRSYIEKPNCIILAISPANQDLATSDAIKISREVDPTGERTLGVLTKIDLMDKGTNAVDILEGKSYRLKFPWVGVVNRSQADINKNVDMIAARRREREYFASTPEYRHLAHRMGSEHLAKMLSKHLETVIKSRIPGIQSLISKTIVELETELSRLGRPIAADAGGKLYSIMEICRLFDQNFREHLDGVRSGGDKVYNVFDNQLPAALKRLQFDRQLSMENIKKLITEADGYQPHLIAPEQGYRRLIESTLVTIRGPAEAAVDAVHSILKDLVHKAIGETPELKQYPGLRVEVGNAAIESLDRMRDQSKKAALQLVDMECCYLTVEFFRKLPQDVEKGGNPTQSIFDRYHETYLRRIGTTILSYVNMVCATLRHSIPKSIVYCQVREAKRSLLDFFYTELGKLEQKRLSALLNEDPAVMERRSALAKRLELYRSAQAEIDTVAWSK; encoded by the exons atggataatttgattTCTCTGGTGAACAAGATTCAAAGAGCTTGCACTGCTCTTGGTGATCATGGAGAGGCAAGCGCCTTGCCTACTCTTTGGGATTCCTTACCGGCGATCGCCGTCGTTGGTGGTCAG AGTTCAGGGAAATCTTCGGTGTTGGAAAGCGTTGTCGGCAAGGATTTTTTACCTCGTGGATCCG GTATTGTTACTCGTAGACCTCTGGTGTTACAGCTTCATAAGAGTGATGAAGGAACCAGAGAATATGCTGAGTTTCTTCACCTTCCTAGAAAAAGATTTACCGATTTTG CTGCTGTTAGGAAGGAGATTCAAGATGAGACGGATAGAGAAACTGGGCGAACTAAACAAATATCTAGTGTTCCAATTCATCTTAGTATATTTTCTCCCAACG TTGTCAATTTGACTCTGGTTGACCTTCCTGGTCTGACGAAGGTAGCTGTTG AGGGTCAACCTGAAAGCATTGTACAAGATATCGAGAATATGGTTCGCTCCTACATTGAGAAG CCCAACTGTATAATATTGGCAATTTCACCTGCTAATCAAGATCTGGCTACGTCAGATGCAATTAAAATTTCACGTGAGGTGGACCCTACAG GGGAGAGGACTTTGGGTGTCTTGACAAAGATTGATCTGATGGATAAGGGCACTAATGCAGTTGAT ATACTGGAAGGAAAATCTTATCGGCTGAAATTTCCTTGGGTTGGTGTTGTGAATCGCTCACAAGCAGATATTAATAAGAACGTTGACATGATTGCTGCTCGGCGTAGAGAGCGCGAATATTTTGCTAGTACCCCTGAGTATAGGCACCTTGCTCACAGAATGGGATCTGAGCATCTCGCTAAGATGCTCTCAAAG CATTTGGAAACTGTAATCAAGTCCAGAATTCCAGGCATTCAGTCCCTTATTAGTAAAACAATTGTTGAACTTGAAACTGAATTGAGTCGTCTCGGAAGGCCTATTGCTGCTGATGCAGGC GGAAAGTTGTACTCAATCATGGAGATATGCCGTCTTTTTGACCAAAACTTCCGAGAACATCTGGATGGCGT GCGTTCCGGTGGTGATAAGGTTTACAATGTTTTTGACAACCAACTTCCTGCTGCTTTGAAAAGGTTGCAATTTGACAGGCAACTATCTATGGAGAATATTAAGAAGCTCATTACTGAAGCTGATGGTTATCAACCACATTTAATAGCTCCCGAACAAGGATATCGTCGTTTGATTGAATCTACTCTAGTTACTATCCGAGGTCCGGCGGAGGCTGCGGTTGATGCG GTTCATTCCATTTTGAAGGATCTGGTTCACAAGGCTATCGGTGAGACTCCA GAATTAAAGCAGTACCCTGGTCTCCGAGTAGAGGTTGGAAATGCTGCAATCGAGTCTCTTGACAGAATGAGGGATCAGAGCAAGAAAGCAGCGCTTCAACTGGTTGATATGGAATGTTGTTACCTTACAGTTGAATTCTTCCGAAAGCTTCCTCAAGATGTCGAGAAAGGTGGCAACCCTACGCAATCAATATTTGACAGATATCATGAAACATACCTGAGGAGAATAG GAACAACTATTTTGTCCTATGTTAACATGGTTTGCGCCACTTTGCGCCACTCGATTCCAAAGTCCATTGTTTACTGTCAAGTCCGTGAAGCTAAAAGAAGCCTGCTTGACTTCTTCTACACTGAGTTGGGTAAACTGGAG CAAAAACGATTGTCGGCATTGTTGAATGAGGATCCAGCAGTCATGGAGCGACGCAGTGCTCTCGCAAAGAGGCTGGAATTATACCGTAGTGCTCAAGCAGAAATTGATACAGTTGCTTGGTCCAAGTAG
- the LOC107893960 gene encoding GDSL esterase/lipase At4g10955 — MASEREVFGLSGPLHLTNIDWNNAHHRRSVAASLVEGVYILERDRQEKREGSQALAPPWWEFFHFKLVRKLIDDVDFCIFGAIYEYKPPSSHCNDSIVSIDGNPRYVIAFRGTITKPDSFTRDFELDIHIMRNGLHQTSRFEIGMQAVRNMVATVGASNVWLAGHSLGAAMAMLAGKTMAKMGNFLEAFLFNPPYLSAPIERIKDKKVKHGIRIAGSVITAGLALAARGKNPRSRSEDPFSALSAWTPSLCVNPADHLCSEYIGYFEHRKKMEEIGAGAIERLATQHSLGGLFMSVVGKGVETAKPLHLLPSANLTVNLSPSNDFKQAHGIHQWWRPDLNLKCSLYKFK, encoded by the exons ATGGCCTCTGAGAGGGAAGTTTTTGGTCTTTCGGGTCCATTACACCTAACCAATATTGATTG GAATAATGCACATCATCGAAGGTCAGTAGCAGCCAGTTTGGTTGAGGGTGTGTATATCTTGGAGCGAGACCGTCAGGAAAAACGTGAAGGTTCTCAAGCATTGGCTCCTCCCTGGTGGGAGTTCTTTCATTTTAAGTTGGTTCGTAAGCTGATTGATGATGTTGATTTTTGCATCTTTGGTGCTATTTACGAGTATAAACCTCCATCGTCTCATTGTAATGACTCAATAGTCTCAATTGATGGAAATCCCCGCTATGTGATTGCGTTCCGAGGTACCATAACTAAACCAGACTCCTTCACAAGAGACTTTGAGTTGGATATCCACATAATGCGAAATGGACTCCACCAGACATCCCGCTTCGAGATTGGCATGCAAGCTGTTCGAAACATGGTTGCTACTGTAGGTGCTTCGAATGTCTGGTTAGCTGGCCATTCCCTTGGGGCAGCTATGGCAATGCTGGCTGGAAAAACTATGGCTAAGATGGGAAACTTTTTGGAAGCTTTCCTCTTCAATCCCCCATACTTATCTGCCCCAATTGAGAGAATCAAAGATAAGAAAGTAAAACATGGAATTCGAATTGCAGGCAGTGTAATCACAGCAGGACTTGCTCTTGCTGCAAGGGGTAAGAATCCTAGGAGTCGATCTGAAGATCCATTCTCCGCTTTGTCTGCGTGGACACCATCTCTATGTGTAAATCCTGCAGACCACCTATGCTCCGAGTACATTGGTTATTTTGAGCACCGAAAAAAGATGGAAGAGATTGGAGCTGGGGCTATTGAGAGGTTAGCAACCCAGCATTCATTGGGAGGTCTATTTATGAGTGTCGTAGGAAAGGGTGTGGAAACCGCGAAACCACTGCATCTGCTTCCTTCTGCAAATTTGACAGTGAATCTGAGTCCTTCCAATGATTTCAAGCAAGCCCACGGGATCCACCAATGGTGGAGACCTGACCTGAACTTGAAGTGCAGTCTTTACAAGTTCAAATAG